One part of the Mesorhizobium sp. M4B.F.Ca.ET.058.02.1.1 genome encodes these proteins:
- a CDS encoding ornithine cyclodeaminase, which produces MTQPSRLAIVPFVSVDRMMKLVLAIGVERFLTELAAYIEEDFRRWELFDKTPRIASHSHDGVIELMPTSDGKMYGFKYVNGHPKNMREGRQTVTAFGVLADVGSGYPMLLTEMTILTALRTAATSAVAAKYLAPKGSRAMAIIGNGAQSEFQAIAFKALLGIDRLRLYDIDRQASEKCARNLAGKGFDITICATGQDAVEGVDIITTVTADKQYATILTDNMVGSGVHINAVGGDCPGKTELHRDILLRSDIFVEFPPQTRIEGEIQQLDADHPVTELWQVMTGKAQGRRAPEQVTLFDSVGFATEDFSALRYVRDQLQATGLYEELDLLADPDEPRDLFGMLLRAGLQPAA; this is translated from the coding sequence ATGACCCAACCGTCCCGCCTTGCCATTGTCCCCTTCGTCAGCGTCGACCGCATGATGAAGCTGGTGCTCGCCATCGGCGTCGAGCGCTTTCTCACCGAGCTCGCCGCCTATATCGAGGAGGATTTCCGCCGCTGGGAGCTGTTCGACAAGACGCCGCGCATCGCCTCGCACAGCCATGACGGCGTCATCGAGCTGATGCCGACCAGCGACGGCAAGATGTACGGCTTCAAATACGTCAACGGCCATCCGAAGAACATGCGCGAGGGCCGCCAGACGGTCACCGCCTTCGGCGTGCTGGCCGATGTCGGCTCCGGCTATCCGATGCTGCTGACCGAGATGACCATCCTGACGGCGCTGCGCACCGCCGCCACTTCCGCCGTCGCGGCCAAATATCTGGCGCCGAAGGGTTCGCGCGCCATGGCCATCATCGGCAACGGCGCCCAGTCCGAATTCCAGGCCATCGCCTTCAAGGCGCTGCTCGGCATCGACAGGCTGCGGCTCTACGACATCGATCGCCAGGCTTCGGAAAAATGCGCCCGCAACCTTGCCGGCAAGGGTTTTGACATCACCATCTGCGCCACCGGGCAGGATGCGGTGGAAGGTGTCGACATCATCACCACGGTGACCGCCGACAAGCAGTACGCCACCATTCTCACCGACAACATGGTCGGCTCCGGCGTCCACATCAACGCCGTCGGCGGCGACTGCCCCGGCAAGACGGAACTGCATCGCGACATCCTGTTGCGCTCCGACATCTTCGTCGAGTTTCCGCCGCAGACGCGCATCGAGGGCGAAATCCAGCAGCTCGACGCCGACCATCCGGTGACCGAGCTGTGGCAGGTGATGACCGGCAAGGCGCAAGGCCGCAGGGCGCCGGAGCAGGTCACGCTGTTCGATTCCGTCGGCTTCGCAACGGAGGATTTTTCCGCGCTGCGCTATGTTCGCGACCAGTTGCAGGCCACCGGCCTCTATGAGGAGCTAGACCTGCTCGCCGATCCCGACGAGCCGCGCGACCTGTTCGGCATGCTTTTGAGGGCAGGTTTGCAGCCGGCGGCTTGA
- the rocF gene encoding arginase: MRCRIVGAPVQDGAGRMGCEMGPSALRTAGLVSVLAELGHQVEDWGTVEKAEGRAVVHGNLALKALPEISAWTAAIAETAYAASREAMPIFLGGDHSISAGTVSGVARRAAELGRPLFVLWLDAHPDFHTLDTTTSGNLHGVPLAYASGRPGFNGYFPDLPQAVDPARICAMGLRSVDPAERRALNEAGVTVHDMRTIDEHGIAPLLRAFLAKVEQENGLLHVSLDVDFLDPSIAPAVGTTVPGGATFREAHLVMEMLSDSGLVSSLDLVELNPFLDERGRTATLMVDLTASLMGRRIMDRPTRSHSGSL; the protein is encoded by the coding sequence ATGCGCTGCAGGATCGTTGGCGCGCCGGTGCAGGACGGTGCGGGCAGGATGGGATGCGAGATGGGGCCGAGCGCGTTGCGCACGGCCGGGCTGGTCTCGGTGCTGGCGGAACTCGGCCACCAGGTCGAGGACTGGGGCACTGTAGAGAAGGCTGAGGGACGCGCCGTCGTTCACGGCAATCTCGCGCTGAAAGCGCTGCCGGAGATTTCCGCCTGGACGGCGGCGATCGCCGAGACCGCTTACGCGGCTTCCCGGGAAGCCATGCCGATCTTCCTTGGTGGCGACCATTCGATCTCCGCCGGCACCGTATCCGGTGTCGCCCGCCGGGCCGCGGAGCTTGGCCGGCCGCTCTTCGTGCTGTGGCTCGACGCGCATCCGGATTTTCACACCCTCGACACCACCACCAGCGGCAATCTGCATGGCGTGCCGCTCGCCTATGCCAGCGGTCGCCCCGGCTTCAACGGCTACTTTCCCGACCTGCCGCAAGCGGTCGATCCTGCCCGCATCTGCGCCATGGGCCTGCGCAGCGTCGATCCGGCCGAGCGCCGCGCGCTGAACGAGGCGGGCGTCACCGTGCATGACATGCGCACTATCGACGAGCATGGCATTGCGCCTTTGCTGCGCGCCTTCCTGGCCAAGGTCGAGCAGGAAAACGGCCTGCTGCATGTCAGCCTCGATGTCGATTTCCTCGACCCGTCGATCGCGCCGGCCGTCGGCACCACCGTGCCCGGTGGCGCCACCTTCCGCGAGGCGCATCTGGTGATGGAGATGCTGTCCGACAGCGGGCTGGTTTCCAGCCTCGACCTGGTCGAGCTCAACCCGTTCCTCGACGAGCGCGGCCGGACCGCCACCCTGATGGTCGACCTCACCGCCAGCCTGATGGGCCGTCGCATCATGGACCGCCCGACCCGCAGCCATTCCGGAAGCCTCTGA
- a CDS encoding Lrp/AsnC family transcriptional regulator: MDTLDERLVTLLRHDARRSVSDLAVDLGVSRATVRSRMERLEKAGEIIGYTVVLRADAVDQRMRGVMMIEIEGHAADRVIRALGGFPEVSTIHTTNGRWDLVVELGTASLTDFDAVLRRIRLIPGITGSETSLLLATPRTTRARLA; encoded by the coding sequence ATGGATACGCTTGACGAAAGGCTGGTGACGCTGCTGAGGCACGATGCGCGGCGCAGCGTCTCCGATCTCGCGGTCGACCTCGGCGTTTCGCGCGCGACGGTGCGATCGCGCATGGAGCGGCTGGAGAAAGCGGGCGAGATCATCGGCTACACGGTGGTGCTGCGCGCCGACGCGGTCGACCAGCGCATGCGCGGCGTCATGATGATCGAGATCGAGGGCCACGCAGCGGACCGTGTGATCAGGGCGCTGGGCGGCTTCCCCGAGGTTTCCACCATCCACACCACCAACGGCCGCTGGGACCTGGTGGTCGAACTCGGAACCGCGTCGCTCACCGATTTCGACGCCGTGCTGCGGCGGATACGGCTGATCCCCGGCATAACGGGGAGCGAAACCAGCCTGCTGCTGGCGACACCGAGGACGACGCGGGCGCGGCTGGCGTAG
- a CDS encoding YcaO-like family protein produces MTNAFMNGCEHARVGELFNVIDLPVTDVPVHFAIAIPNDALLQLPMMPRAAMPETGRLASGRGLSIDDCRASCLGEAAELFSCCSWGDEPVITATADEIGPAAIAPESLNGFSPDQIVARAAWNRENTGFDWRPPIRHQSAVLDWLRVEDAFGGDGAFIPADFAFIGRREAGDEAAVAIGDSNGCAAGTTADAAKLAAILELVERDATGRWWYGRRQRQIIDLSCLIGIDTLVDWLLHRGRRTWLFDITSDIDIPVVAAASAEPDGKDVSLGFSAGQSLQLAATAALTEMLQMEISLGAARALGDNAGGWRRWREKVSMTTPPLNMASIQQVAPNRSPPAGERDLSDVLNALAHRGIDLWFAEMTRAEFGIPVFRALSTLLCHYKPRFAPARLLAPDARDLSCGAGSPADQPLLLI; encoded by the coding sequence ATGACAAATGCTTTCATGAATGGTTGCGAACACGCCAGGGTCGGCGAACTGTTCAACGTGATTGACTTGCCTGTGACGGATGTTCCGGTTCACTTCGCGATCGCGATCCCGAATGATGCCTTGTTGCAATTGCCAATGATGCCTCGCGCAGCAATGCCAGAAACAGGCAGACTGGCCAGCGGTCGCGGATTGAGCATCGACGACTGCCGGGCGAGTTGCCTCGGCGAGGCAGCGGAACTCTTCAGTTGCTGCTCGTGGGGTGACGAGCCGGTGATCACCGCTACGGCCGACGAGATCGGACCGGCGGCAATCGCACCTGAAAGCCTGAATGGCTTCAGTCCAGATCAGATCGTAGCCCGCGCTGCGTGGAATAGAGAAAACACCGGCTTCGACTGGCGACCTCCGATCCGGCATCAATCTGCGGTGCTGGATTGGCTTAGGGTTGAGGATGCATTTGGCGGCGATGGGGCGTTCATACCCGCAGACTTCGCCTTCATAGGACGTCGAGAGGCCGGCGATGAGGCCGCGGTAGCGATCGGCGACAGCAATGGGTGCGCGGCAGGGACCACCGCGGACGCTGCGAAACTGGCGGCCATCCTGGAACTGGTTGAGAGGGATGCTACCGGTAGATGGTGGTATGGAAGAAGGCAGCGCCAAATCATTGATTTGTCCTGTCTCATCGGCATCGATACGCTTGTCGACTGGCTATTGCATCGCGGACGTCGAACCTGGCTCTTCGATATCACCTCTGATATCGACATCCCGGTGGTGGCCGCCGCTTCAGCAGAACCGGACGGCAAGGACGTCTCGCTAGGCTTTTCTGCTGGCCAAAGCCTCCAATTGGCAGCCACGGCCGCGTTGACGGAAATGCTTCAGATGGAAATTTCGCTCGGGGCTGCGCGAGCGCTTGGTGACAATGCTGGCGGTTGGCGGCGATGGCGAGAGAAAGTCTCAATGACGACCCCACCTCTGAACATGGCCTCGATCCAACAGGTCGCGCCAAATCGATCTCCTCCTGCGGGCGAGCGTGACCTGTCAGACGTACTCAACGCCTTGGCGCACAGAGGAATCGATTTGTGGTTTGCCGAAATGACACGCGCGGAATTCGGCATTCCCGTGTTTCGCGCTTTATCGACCCTGCTTTGTCATTACAAGCCACGGTTCGCACCAGCCCGTCTCCTGGCTCCCGATGCCCGCGATCTAAGCTGCGGCGCCGGTTCGCCAGCCGACCAGCCGCTGCTTTTGATTTAG
- a CDS encoding adenylate/guanylate cyclase domain-containing protein translates to MQARSERAALRTILFADLAQYSRLTAADELGTLDLVSLCFQLFQTHCEEFGAEFIKTTGDGVLILFDGVSSAIDYAIFMQGTLADLLDKRPFYSRFRIGLHIGEVHRRDGDVFGHAINVAARVQTMAEPGGVCVTQDVYWAARNTARWRFRFAGRPALKNMPEPLALYYVVASNVADVPDNGHQRLISVIDGLGLYREDGEAIALRSPKAQALIGYLALSSNYQEVHDRLATLIWPERSQVAARRAMANCLQIAEKSIAGDSAAGILRRGNIIGLSPSRISVDVVRMLKDLGEGKIDDLLLKRSDWSEAILFGLEGTSDLFSAWLSVTRHNWRDHALEALEAMLERFEMSEPAMRRAANALLVLEPSHERAARCLIRHHAELHNVAAAMRVYETLRAFLRERYQLAPSVETTALAEALKAPEPLLSQNKKARRPGGPAPTLAVGKFEARPKRISPLVWGFRSELVANLSKFREFTVIELKDGAIEGPDTDYLLTAQCVDSQDDMQLVVSVSDPGTNHVIWSEAFRFSLGNWLSLQKQVVGKIASTLEVYLSHDRLSRQVRGLPQDLGVYDAWLRGEDLLTRWTPDADDEAERLFEGAIVADQNFAPAYASLASIHNARQFIRPGIAADPSITKRAAELAQRAVALDPLDARNHLVVAWSTAMTRHFEQSEVHYELAAELNPNSPKTLVSAALGMAFMGRVGPATQFLERAMDLTSMFLDYQWSHISVIRYFAGDFEGAIAAADRSRNAIVDTAGWKTAALCRLGRTDEARAALMQLQESVAAAWAGPAPPTLKDILDWFLGAFPIKRDEDRRDLVQLIEV, encoded by the coding sequence ATGCAAGCGCGATCGGAGCGAGCGGCACTTAGAACAATTCTGTTTGCGGATCTGGCTCAATATAGCCGGCTGACCGCCGCCGATGAACTTGGAACCCTGGATCTCGTTTCGCTCTGTTTCCAACTCTTTCAAACCCATTGCGAGGAATTCGGCGCAGAGTTCATAAAGACGACCGGCGATGGGGTCCTGATCTTGTTTGACGGTGTATCGAGCGCCATCGACTACGCCATTTTCATGCAGGGTACCCTGGCCGATCTCCTGGACAAGAGACCGTTTTACAGTCGGTTCCGGATCGGACTGCATATTGGAGAGGTTCATCGTCGTGACGGCGATGTGTTCGGCCATGCAATAAACGTTGCTGCCCGGGTACAGACGATGGCCGAGCCGGGCGGCGTGTGCGTAACGCAAGACGTCTATTGGGCGGCCCGCAACACCGCGCGGTGGCGGTTTCGTTTCGCCGGGCGGCCCGCCTTGAAGAATATGCCCGAGCCGCTGGCGCTCTACTATGTGGTTGCTTCCAACGTTGCTGATGTCCCAGACAACGGCCATCAGCGGCTGATTTCGGTCATCGATGGGCTGGGCCTTTACCGGGAAGATGGCGAAGCAATCGCATTGCGTTCCCCGAAAGCGCAGGCGCTGATCGGTTACCTTGCACTGTCCAGCAACTATCAGGAGGTGCATGACCGGCTGGCTACCTTAATTTGGCCAGAACGAAGCCAGGTAGCCGCTCGGCGCGCAATGGCGAATTGCCTGCAGATCGCGGAAAAATCAATTGCGGGCGACTCGGCGGCGGGAATTCTCAGGCGCGGAAATATTATCGGGTTAAGCCCCTCGCGCATAAGCGTCGATGTCGTTCGCATGTTGAAGGATCTTGGAGAGGGCAAGATCGACGACCTGCTCCTCAAACGATCGGATTGGTCTGAGGCGATCTTATTTGGCCTGGAAGGCACCAGCGACCTGTTCAGCGCGTGGCTAAGCGTGACCAGGCACAATTGGCGTGACCACGCATTGGAGGCCTTAGAGGCCATGCTGGAACGCTTCGAGATGTCCGAACCTGCAATGCGCAGGGCGGCAAATGCCCTATTGGTGCTCGAGCCTAGCCATGAGCGCGCTGCACGCTGTCTTATCCGCCACCATGCCGAATTGCACAACGTCGCCGCCGCAATGCGGGTTTACGAAACCCTGCGCGCATTTCTGCGTGAGCGATATCAGCTGGCGCCAAGCGTGGAAACGACAGCTTTGGCGGAAGCGCTGAAAGCTCCAGAACCGCTGTTGTCTCAGAACAAAAAGGCACGTCGGCCTGGTGGACCAGCGCCAACGCTCGCGGTTGGAAAGTTCGAGGCTCGACCCAAGAGAATCTCTCCCCTGGTCTGGGGGTTCCGCTCCGAATTAGTCGCCAACTTGTCCAAATTTCGGGAGTTCACAGTTATCGAGTTGAAGGATGGCGCGATCGAGGGTCCTGACACGGACTATCTGCTGACGGCCCAATGCGTGGACAGCCAGGATGATATGCAGTTGGTGGTCTCGGTCAGCGATCCCGGTACGAACCATGTCATTTGGAGCGAGGCATTTAGATTCTCGCTTGGAAACTGGCTGTCCTTGCAGAAGCAGGTGGTCGGAAAGATCGCTTCAACTCTGGAGGTTTACCTCTCGCATGACAGGCTGTCACGCCAGGTTAGAGGACTCCCGCAAGATCTCGGTGTTTATGATGCCTGGTTGCGCGGCGAGGATCTACTGACTCGCTGGACACCAGACGCCGACGACGAAGCCGAACGGCTATTCGAAGGCGCGATCGTTGCTGACCAGAATTTCGCTCCGGCCTACGCCAGTTTGGCCAGCATCCACAATGCGCGGCAATTCATTCGACCGGGGATTGCGGCAGATCCTTCGATAACGAAGCGGGCTGCCGAACTGGCGCAGCGCGCTGTCGCCCTCGATCCACTCGACGCGCGCAATCATTTGGTCGTTGCGTGGTCAACGGCGATGACTCGACATTTCGAACAGTCGGAAGTGCACTACGAACTAGCCGCTGAACTTAACCCCAACAGTCCAAAAACGTTGGTGTCGGCTGCTCTGGGTATGGCGTTCATGGGCCGCGTCGGTCCAGCTACTCAGTTCTTGGAGCGTGCAATGGATTTGACATCCATGTTTTTGGACTACCAGTGGTCACACATCTCGGTAATCCGCTATTTTGCCGGAGACTTCGAAGGCGCAATCGCGGCGGCCGATCGGTCCAGAAACGCAATAGTCGACACCGCCGGCTGGAAGACTGCCGCCCTGTGCAGGCTGGGAAGAACAGATGAAGCTCGCGCGGCGCTGATGCAATTGCAGGAGTCCGTTGCCGCAGCCTGGGCAGGACCTGCACCACCGACTTTGAAGGACATCTTGGACTGGTTTCTAGGCGCCTTCCCAATCAAGCGGGACGAGGATCGGCGTGATCTGGTGCAATTGATCGAGGTATGA
- a CDS encoding peroxidase family protein: MSRVHGGGLHVVADYSEAPPFSFQNQSPSFTVFDLDGRFAGLKLDGFYEPEKRSVALSPKGAELFLAERLVPDLPKGSTLYGRIMPTAEPSELPDPAALAALGEAMMEGAGGVTVGAHMPAAYTYLGQFIAHDLSQMRDEDPACPTLNWRSAALDLDSLFGPVDRHLQPVRDTCLSAGLRLGKTHGPNAGFDDLPRTRQGEAVIADQRNDSNLGIAQFHVAMTRFHQAVASRFPHESEDEQRSITRQHFQAVVLFDYLKHVIDPVVYRDVFRNGRAVVRPDSSFDKEPFLLPVEFAAACFRFGHSMVRSEYMTWGRQNGGALARLLELTHLGGGLEDGRLPADWVVHWPNLAGGGQNAPIEAARIDTHLAQKLFRLPDWMFPTEPGCEIASTANLAARTLVRGRTVLIPNAQDVAARVARSLQGRPDLAVLENWQIDHQTTCLVSKCLNAGISYGERLRERTPLWFYTIREAEHFQGGQRLGPLASRIVMETIHAAIQATPNGIVDAHNRVCFEPKSELGGRGRGPFGPDDCPFALHDLIATQQKAS; encoded by the coding sequence ATGTCGAGGGTTCATGGTGGCGGATTACATGTCGTTGCGGACTACTCCGAAGCGCCTCCATTTTCTTTTCAAAACCAGTCACCCAGCTTCACCGTCTTTGACTTGGATGGGCGCTTCGCCGGCCTGAAGCTGGACGGGTTCTACGAACCGGAGAAGCGGTCCGTCGCGCTGTCGCCAAAAGGCGCAGAATTATTCCTCGCTGAAAGGCTGGTACCGGACTTACCGAAGGGTTCGACGCTCTACGGTCGCATCATGCCTACGGCGGAGCCTTCGGAGCTACCGGATCCGGCCGCGCTTGCAGCGCTCGGCGAAGCGATGATGGAAGGGGCCGGTGGTGTCACCGTCGGTGCGCATATGCCGGCCGCCTACACCTATCTCGGCCAGTTCATAGCGCATGATCTCTCGCAGATGCGGGATGAGGATCCTGCCTGTCCCACGCTGAATTGGCGCTCTGCAGCACTCGATCTGGACAGCCTATTCGGTCCTGTCGACCGACATTTGCAGCCGGTGCGCGACACATGCCTGAGCGCCGGTTTGCGACTGGGCAAAACGCACGGCCCCAACGCAGGCTTCGACGATCTGCCCCGCACCCGGCAAGGTGAGGCCGTGATTGCGGACCAGCGCAACGACAGCAATCTCGGGATCGCACAGTTCCACGTAGCCATGACCAGGTTCCACCAGGCCGTTGCCTCACGCTTTCCGCATGAGAGCGAGGATGAGCAGAGAAGCATCACCCGGCAGCATTTCCAGGCGGTGGTCCTGTTCGATTATCTGAAGCACGTGATCGATCCGGTTGTTTATCGCGACGTATTCAGGAATGGCCGCGCTGTCGTGCGACCAGATAGCAGTTTCGACAAGGAGCCGTTCCTTCTCCCGGTTGAATTCGCAGCAGCATGTTTCCGCTTCGGGCACAGCATGGTCCGCTCGGAATACATGACCTGGGGAAGGCAGAACGGCGGAGCGCTGGCAAGACTACTGGAGCTCACACATCTCGGAGGAGGCCTGGAAGACGGGCGCTTGCCGGCGGACTGGGTCGTCCATTGGCCGAATCTTGCCGGCGGAGGGCAGAACGCGCCGATAGAGGCGGCCCGGATTGATACTCACCTGGCGCAGAAGCTATTTCGACTGCCAGATTGGATGTTCCCGACCGAGCCTGGCTGTGAAATCGCAAGTACGGCCAATCTGGCGGCCCGCACACTTGTGCGGGGGCGGACCGTGCTCATCCCGAACGCACAGGACGTGGCGGCTCGTGTCGCCAGAAGTCTCCAGGGGAGACCAGACCTCGCGGTTCTCGAGAACTGGCAGATCGATCACCAAACGACCTGCTTGGTGAGCAAGTGCCTCAACGCGGGGATTTCCTACGGGGAGCGGCTGCGCGAGCGGACGCCATTGTGGTTTTATACAATTCGCGAGGCGGAGCATTTTCAGGGCGGCCAGCGGCTGGGACCGCTTGCCAGCCGCATCGTCATGGAAACGATCCATGCCGCCATACAGGCCACTCCAAATGGCATTGTTGATGCCCACAACCGGGTTTGCTTCGAGCCCAAGTCCGAACTCGGCGGACGCGGACGTGGCCCTTTCGGACCGGACGATTGCCCCTTTGCCCTACACGACCTTATCGCAACCCAACAGAAAGCCAGCTAG
- a CDS encoding site-specific integrase yields MAKRVGVALTKRVVDSADKRDERYFIWDSELSGFGLRVETSGAKTFVVRYRAEGGGRSAAQRFVTIGRLGTLTPEQARKQAKTVLGGVARGEDPADERRAKRREMKISGLIELYEEEGCVIQRGKRQGQPMKPLTKQLTLARLRNHVVPLLGHKRVSELNAGDIERFVRDVTAGKTNRDEKIGPRRRIIVRGGDGAARKVVRDLSAVFSFAIRSEIVQKNPCETAAVRKTDNQRKRFLLLDEVARLGTALDELEAEGVNPKAVNIARLWALTGCRREEIASLKWAEVNLSEGLLQLDDSKTGKSVRPLGAAAVALLESLPREAGNDFVFPGERGDSYFQGTKRIWAKAIKKADLPGVTPHTLRHTIGSTAISTGEALALTGAILGHSNPRSTAIYAHVQNDPSRRAANRVTKRIAAALAGNSQTSRRSLRKTGGPEGLADLHQLIQLLSSRLLIEGIDAAQVERIVAGVIAGRETGPKVV; encoded by the coding sequence GTGGCAAAGCGCGTCGGCGTAGCCCTTACAAAGCGGGTGGTTGATTCCGCTGACAAGAGGGACGAGCGGTACTTCATTTGGGACAGTGAACTGTCCGGCTTCGGCCTGCGGGTCGAAACGAGCGGCGCCAAAACCTTCGTCGTCCGGTATCGTGCCGAAGGCGGTGGGCGATCGGCTGCGCAGCGATTTGTGACCATCGGCAGGTTGGGCACGCTTACCCCCGAGCAGGCGCGAAAGCAGGCAAAGACTGTTCTCGGAGGCGTCGCCAGGGGCGAAGATCCAGCCGATGAACGCCGGGCAAAGCGGCGCGAGATGAAGATCAGCGGCCTGATCGAACTCTATGAAGAGGAGGGCTGCGTGATCCAGCGCGGGAAACGGCAGGGTCAGCCGATGAAGCCGCTGACCAAGCAGCTGACCCTCGCGCGCCTTCGCAACCATGTCGTACCGCTGCTCGGGCACAAGCGCGTCAGCGAACTGAATGCAGGTGACATCGAACGGTTCGTCCGTGACGTCACCGCAGGCAAGACGAATCGAGACGAGAAGATCGGCCCCCGCAGACGTATCATTGTACGCGGCGGAGACGGCGCGGCTCGGAAGGTCGTGCGAGACTTGTCTGCTGTTTTTAGCTTCGCGATCCGCAGCGAGATTGTCCAGAAGAACCCTTGCGAAACAGCGGCCGTTCGCAAGACAGACAACCAGCGAAAACGCTTCCTCCTGCTCGACGAGGTAGCGCGTCTCGGAACTGCGCTGGATGAACTGGAGGCCGAAGGAGTCAATCCAAAGGCGGTCAATATCGCACGGCTCTGGGCGCTAACTGGCTGCCGACGAGAGGAGATCGCGTCCCTCAAGTGGGCGGAGGTAAATCTCAGTGAGGGACTTTTGCAGCTCGACGATAGCAAGACCGGAAAGTCGGTCCGACCGTTAGGAGCTGCTGCGGTTGCTCTGCTCGAAAGCCTGCCGCGTGAGGCAGGCAACGATTTCGTCTTCCCGGGTGAACGTGGCGACAGCTATTTCCAGGGGACCAAGCGCATCTGGGCTAAGGCGATCAAGAAGGCGGACCTCCCCGGGGTTACTCCCCACACACTTAGGCATACGATCGGCTCGACCGCGATTTCGACGGGCGAAGCGCTGGCACTGACGGGCGCGATCTTGGGCCATTCAAATCCGCGTTCGACCGCTATCTATGCGCACGTGCAAAATGATCCGTCTCGGCGTGCTGCCAATCGAGTGACGAAAAGAATCGCAGCGGCGCTCGCCGGAAACAGCCAAACGTCGCGTAGGTCCCTCAGGAAAACCGGAGGACCGGAGGGCTTGGCCGATCTCCATCAGCTAATTCAGCTATTGTCCTCTCGTCTCTTGATCGAGGGAATTGATGCGGCACAGGTCGAGCGCATCGTTGCGGGCGTGATTGCTGGGCGCGAGACTGGTCCCAAGGTTGTCTGA
- a CDS encoding DNA cytosine methyltransferase, translating into MSVKTKGQKPVFIDAFAGCGGLSLGLLRSGWQGMFAIEKDAFAFSTLKANLVDPGARVRYDWPAWLEQQPWTIESLVEAHGEKLAALRGKVDLLAGGRPARDFQVPVAGARATRGTSSLSATSSSLRLCFPGWCLSRTCGA; encoded by the coding sequence ATGAGCGTGAAAACCAAAGGCCAAAAGCCTGTCTTTATCGACGCCTTCGCGGGTTGTGGAGGCCTCAGCCTCGGCTTGCTGCGTTCCGGCTGGCAAGGCATGTTCGCAATCGAGAAGGATGCGTTTGCATTCAGTACTCTGAAGGCCAATCTGGTCGATCCCGGGGCTAGGGTCCGCTACGACTGGCCGGCTTGGCTGGAGCAACAGCCATGGACGATCGAATCGCTGGTAGAAGCGCATGGAGAGAAGCTCGCGGCGCTCCGGGGCAAAGTTGACCTCCTCGCGGGGGGCCGCCCTGCCAGGGATTTTCAAGTGCCGGTCGCCGGCGCCAGGGCGACCCGCGGAACGAGCTCGTTGAGCGCTACCTCGAGTTCGTTGAGATTGTGCTTCCCCGGATGGTGCTTATCGAGAACGTGCGGGGCATAA